GCGGCTGGGACGCCGACGGTAGCCTGGTCAGCGAGAGCGACGAGGACCGTGAAGCGTTTGCATCCCTGTGCGAAATCGACCCCGTCTTCACGCTTCGATTCGAAGACGAGAGCGCTGTCGCCGTTACTGTGCATCCCACCGATGGACACCGCCGCTTCGGCCTCACCGAGTACACCGGTGAACCGCCCCGAATCTTGTAGAGACTTCGGAGGTGCCCGTTCAGCCCTGGTCCGCTCCGACATCTGGCAGGTCGAGATAGGCCAACAGCCGCATGACTCCGGCAAGGTGTTGCAGGTCGTGCCAGAGCACCGGCGGGCCGTCCGCCGGCTGGCGCAGCAGCGCGTGCAGTTCGGCAAGGTCGTCGCTGGTCTGCCCGACGTCGATCCCCGCTACCGGGTCGCTGCCGATCTCGAACGCGGTCCGCAGGTCGACGTTCCAGTAAAAATCGACGCCGACGCGGGACAGATCGATCTCTGTTCCGAACCGCTCCTCCACCACGTCCAGCAGCGTTTTGCACACCTGCCGAAGTTGCTGAACCTGCAGGATGTCGGCCACGTCCACCAGCCTCTGACTACACCCAGACAGAGCGATCACTGTTTGCTGTACTTGACTGCTACGCAAGCAGAAAGGCCACCTCCCGAAGCCGGGAAGTGGCCTTTGACCTGCGTGGGCGATACTGGGATCGAACCAGTGACCTCTTCGGTGTGAACGAAGCGCTCTCCCGCTGAGCTAATCGCCCTCAGCGCGCATGACTCTACCCGATGGGGAGCCGGACCCAAAAACCGGGCCTCAGTGCGTCGCGAGGTAGTGCAGCGCCCGCGCCACCACGTCGATGCCCAGGCTGTACTTGAGCGACAGCCACACCACCACGGACACGAAGACCAGCCCGACCAGGCCGAGCACGAAGCGCATGCCGAGCGATCGGCTGGTGACCCAGCGCGTCCAGGCGTTGACGTGCCGGCGGGTGAACGCGAGCAGCCGGCGGGCCCAGTGGAACTCGACCGCCCAGACGCCGAGGCCGGCGATGACGAGCAGCCAGCCGGGGCCGGGCAGCGGGATGAGGGCGATGCCGACGGTGACCACGACGGCGCCGAGGATGCCGATGAATATCTTGAGGGCGATGCGGCCGGTGGGGTTGGCGCGGATGAGGTCGAGCGTGGTGTGCAGGCGGGCGCGCCAGCCCCGTCGCCGTCGTCGCTCCATGAGAGCGGTTTGCGAACGCCCGTCGACCGGCACGTCGTACCCCCGATCGGCTGCGGTCCTCGTCGCCACCGAGGAGGTCCTCCTCGCGGCCATTTCCACCCCCAGTGTCGCCCGGGACCGTCACCCCTGCTGACGACTGGACGTTACCGGAGTAAGTCGACGACTGAACCACCCGTTGCCGGGCGGAACGACGGAGTGGGCGGAATCGGAAATTTTACTCGGGGCCGGGCTGGTCCCGGGGGCTTTCCGACCCCCTTCCCACCACTGGGTGAAGTCAGCGTATGGCGGAGCGTAGCCAGGAGCAGCACCTGAGTATGGGAAAAGCGGGACACGCGCGTTCCGCAGCGGTGCCGGGGGGAGAACGTCCATGAGTGTCATTCGACCGACGACCGTCGAGGTTGAGACGTCGCTAAGGCTCGTCGCGCCTGACGCCACCGCCTTGCCGGTGCGTGCCAGCCTGCGTTACGACCCTGCTGACCCGTATGCGGTCCATGTCCTGTTCCATGCCGAATCGGCCGGTGGCGAGGCGGTGAGCTGGTCGTTCGCCCGCGAGCTGCTCGTCACCGGGCTCGACGAGCCGGCCGGCATCGGTGACGTCAGGGTCTGGCCGTGGGCCACCCCGCGCGGCGACTTCGTCGCGCTCGCGCTGTCGTCCCCGGATGGCAACGCGCTGTTCGAGGTCCCGCGCAGCGTGCTGGTGCGTTTCCTGCGCCGGACCTACGTCGTCGTTCCGCGCGGCCGGGAGGCCGAGCACCTGGACGTCGACACCGCGGTGAACCGGCTGCTCGCCGGTCGCTGACCACGCCACACCCGGGGCCGCGCGGATCTGCCGAGTCCGCGCGGCCCCGGGCCGTCTTCCACCCCCACACCCCGGGGGTACGCGGGTCAGCCGCGCGTGGTGATCCCGCCGTCGACCGGGATGACCGCCCCGGTGAGGTACGCGCCGGCGCGCGACGCCAGGTAGATCGCGGTGCCCGCCATGTCCTCGGGGCGTCCGATCCGGCCCAGCGGCACCTGCTGCCGGATGGCCGCGCGTGACTCGGGGTCGTCGAGCGCGAACGCGGTCATCTTGCTCTCGAACGGGCCGGGCGCGATCGCGTTGACCGTGATCGCCTCACCGGCGAGTTGGTGGGCGAGGCCGCGGGTGAGCATGTGCACGGCCGCCTTGGTGGCGGAGTAGGCGTACACCTCCATCCACGGCACCCGGAGTCCGTCGATCGACCCGATGTTGATCACCCGGGCCGGGTCGTCGGGGTCGGCGGCGGCGCGCAGCGCCGGCAGCAGCGCGGTGGTGAGCCGGAAGACGGCCTTGACGTTCACCGCCCAGAGCTTGTCGAAGGCGCTCTCCGGGTAGTCCTCCAGCGGCGCGCCCCAGGTGGCGCCCGCGTTGTTGACGAGCACGTGCAGCCGGTCGTGGCGTTGCCGCACGGCCTCGGCCAGGCCCAGCGCGCCGGTGTCGCTGCTCAGATCCGCCGGGATCGCCTCGCAGTGCCCGTCGGCGGAGAGTTCCTCGGCCACCGACTCGCACACGTCGGCCTTGCGGGAGGAGATGACGACCCGGGCGCCGGCCCGCACGAATCCGCGCGCGATCATCAGCCCGATCCCCCGCGAGCCGCCGGTGACCAGGACCGTCTTGCCGTCGACCGAGAACAGATCCGTCATGCCCATCCCATCGCCGTCCTCCCGGGTCACGGCCGTCGGCCGACCCATTCCTTACCGATCGGTAACCTAACCGTCCGT
The genomic region above belongs to Micromonospora sp. WMMD1128 and contains:
- a CDS encoding TIGR02611 family protein — protein: MERRRRRGWRARLHTTLDLIRANPTGRIALKIFIGILGAVVVTVGIALIPLPGPGWLLVIAGLGVWAVEFHWARRLLAFTRRHVNAWTRWVTSRSLGMRFVLGLVGLVFVSVVVWLSLKYSLGIDVVARALHYLATH
- a CDS encoding SsgA family sporulation/cell division regulator, with product MSVIRPTTVEVETSLRLVAPDATALPVRASLRYDPADPYAVHVLFHAESAGGEAVSWSFARELLVTGLDEPAGIGDVRVWPWATPRGDFVALALSSPDGNALFEVPRSVLVRFLRRTYVVVPRGREAEHLDVDTAVNRLLAGR
- a CDS encoding glucose 1-dehydrogenase produces the protein MTDLFSVDGKTVLVTGGSRGIGLMIARGFVRAGARVVISSRKADVCESVAEELSADGHCEAIPADLSSDTGALGLAEAVRQRHDRLHVLVNNAGATWGAPLEDYPESAFDKLWAVNVKAVFRLTTALLPALRAAADPDDPARVINIGSIDGLRVPWMEVYAYSATKAAVHMLTRGLAHQLAGEAITVNAIAPGPFESKMTAFALDDPESRAAIRQQVPLGRIGRPEDMAGTAIYLASRAGAYLTGAVIPVDGGITTRG